From Amycolatopsis sp. cg9, one genomic window encodes:
- a CDS encoding neutral/alkaline ceramidase: MRVSRRTVLAGATALPFAAALGARTAEAAEPALQVGVGIGDVTGPAAENGMMGYSMPQQQTAGIHLRTRARAYIVDDGTRRIVFVTAELGALFQSVHQGVLRELARKYGDRYSEQNVLLNATHTHSACGGDSHYAAYDLSILGFQQQTYDAVVAGIVDAIGRAHDDLKPGELSLGRTELTEASANRSRVAFERNPDKDHFPLSIDPAVTVLRFRQGGRDVGAITWFATHGTSMSNGNHLISSDNKGYAAYAWEHDHAGVRYLDGPPGFVAAFAQTNSGDMTPNLNLQPGTPETEFENTRRIGELQFQAAKRAFDAAAEPITGGVDHRLTYVDMSAVDVGPEFTPDGRPHRTCTAAIGVSMLAGSTEDGPGLPLPEGVKNPFIDWLGGIDAPIPQALADAQAPKVVAVPFGAMKPYPWAPEVLPLQIVRIGQLHLVAGPAEYTIVAGLRIRKTVASTLGVPLENVLMQGYSNAYSQYVTTPEEYDSQQYEGASTLFGRYTLPAYQQEFAKLAAALKAGTEVPHGPVPRDLRGKLVNFQPGVVFDSAPLLKSFGDVVTDAKSSYRRGEQVAVAFVTGHPKNDLRRDGTFLEIQRYADGRWVRYADDGDWATKFRWTRTFVSESRAEVTWDIPANTPAGKYRVVHFGAWKHGITGAIAQLGGTSRAFLVS, translated from the coding sequence ATGCGGGTGAGTCGTCGTACCGTGCTGGCCGGAGCCACCGCGCTCCCGTTCGCCGCCGCGCTCGGGGCGAGAACCGCCGAGGCTGCCGAACCGGCGCTGCAGGTGGGCGTGGGCATCGGCGACGTCACCGGGCCCGCGGCCGAGAACGGCATGATGGGCTACTCCATGCCGCAGCAGCAGACCGCCGGCATCCACCTGCGCACCCGGGCGCGCGCCTACATCGTCGACGACGGCACCCGCCGGATCGTCTTCGTCACCGCCGAGCTGGGCGCGCTGTTCCAGTCCGTCCACCAGGGCGTCCTGCGCGAGCTCGCCCGGAAGTACGGCGACCGCTACAGCGAGCAGAACGTCCTGCTCAACGCCACCCACACGCACTCGGCGTGCGGCGGCGACTCGCACTACGCGGCGTACGACCTGTCGATCCTCGGCTTCCAGCAGCAGACCTACGACGCCGTCGTCGCCGGGATCGTCGACGCGATCGGCCGGGCCCACGACGACCTCAAGCCCGGCGAGCTCAGCCTCGGCCGCACGGAGCTGACCGAGGCCAGCGCCAACCGGTCCCGCGTCGCCTTCGAGCGCAACCCCGACAAGGACCACTTCCCGCTCTCGATCGACCCCGCGGTGACCGTGCTGCGGTTCCGCCAGGGCGGCCGGGACGTCGGCGCGATCACCTGGTTCGCCACCCACGGCACGTCGATGAGCAACGGCAACCACCTGATCAGCAGCGACAACAAGGGGTACGCCGCCTACGCGTGGGAGCACGACCACGCCGGTGTCCGCTACCTCGACGGCCCGCCCGGGTTCGTCGCCGCCTTCGCCCAGACCAACTCCGGCGACATGACGCCGAACCTGAACTTGCAGCCCGGCACGCCCGAGACGGAGTTCGAGAACACCCGGCGCATCGGCGAACTCCAGTTCCAGGCGGCGAAACGCGCGTTCGACGCGGCGGCCGAGCCGATCACCGGCGGCGTCGACCACCGGCTGACGTACGTGGACATGTCCGCCGTCGACGTCGGCCCGGAGTTCACCCCGGACGGCCGCCCGCACCGCACGTGCACCGCCGCGATCGGCGTCTCCATGCTGGCCGGCAGCACCGAAGACGGCCCGGGCCTGCCGCTGCCGGAGGGCGTCAAGAACCCGTTCATCGACTGGCTCGGCGGCATCGACGCGCCGATCCCGCAGGCCTTGGCGGACGCGCAGGCGCCGAAGGTCGTCGCCGTGCCGTTCGGCGCGATGAAGCCGTACCCGTGGGCGCCGGAGGTGCTGCCGCTGCAGATCGTCCGGATCGGGCAGCTGCACCTGGTCGCCGGGCCCGCCGAGTACACGATCGTCGCCGGGCTGCGGATCCGGAAGACCGTCGCGTCGACGCTCGGCGTGCCGCTCGAGAACGTCCTGATGCAGGGTTACTCGAACGCCTACAGCCAGTACGTGACGACGCCGGAGGAGTACGACTCGCAGCAGTACGAAGGCGCGTCGACGCTCTTCGGCCGCTACACGCTCCCGGCGTACCAGCAGGAGTTCGCGAAGCTCGCCGCCGCGCTGAAGGCGGGTACCGAGGTGCCGCACGGCCCGGTTCCGCGCGACCTGCGCGGCAAGCTCGTCAACTTCCAGCCCGGGGTCGTCTTCGACAGCGCTCCGCTGCTCAAGAGCTTCGGCGACGTCGTCACCGACGCGAAGAGCAGCTACCGGCGCGGCGAGCAGGTCGCGGTCGCGTTCGTGACCGGCCACCCGAAGAACGACCTGCGCCGCGACGGGACGTTCCTGGAGATCCAGCGGTACGCGGACGGCCGCTGGGTCCGCTACGCCGACGACGGCGACTGGGCCACGAAGTTCCGCTGGACCCGGACGTTCGTGAGCGAGTCCCGCGCCGAAGTCACGTGGGACATCCCCGCGAACACCCCGGCAGGCAAGTACCGGGTGGTCCACTTCGGCGCCTGGAAGCACGGGATCACCGGCGCCATCGCCCAGCTCGGCGGGACCTCCCGCGCCTTCCTCGTCTCCTGA
- a CDS encoding class F sortase, producing MRADLGALLVAALLAGGCSAAPAAPPPAVRAPSAPPAATGPLPLPAAADVRPVRLRIPAIGVDAPALVPLGLGADHQLEAPARFQDVGWYAAGPVPGDPGPAVIAAHVDSRAGPAPFFRLRDLHGGDQVFVARSDGQETRFVVDAVQRYPKDAFPTDAVYGPAPGSALRLITCGGSFDAAKRSYRDNIVVYASTRWA from the coding sequence GTGCGCGCTGACCTCGGCGCGCTGCTCGTCGCGGCGCTGCTGGCCGGAGGCTGCTCGGCGGCCCCGGCCGCACCGCCACCCGCCGTCCGGGCCCCGTCCGCGCCCCCGGCGGCGACCGGGCCCCTGCCGCTGCCCGCCGCGGCCGACGTCCGCCCGGTGCGGCTGCGCATCCCCGCCATCGGCGTCGACGCACCCGCGCTCGTCCCGCTCGGGCTCGGCGCGGACCACCAGCTCGAAGCGCCCGCGCGCTTCCAGGACGTCGGCTGGTACGCCGCCGGACCGGTGCCGGGTGACCCCGGCCCGGCGGTGATCGCCGCGCACGTCGACTCCCGCGCCGGACCGGCGCCGTTCTTCCGGCTGCGCGACCTGCACGGCGGCGACCAGGTGTTCGTCGCGCGCTCGGACGGCCAGGAGACCCGGTTCGTCGTGGACGCCGTCCAGCGCTACCCGAAGGACGCGTTCCCGACCGACGCGGTGTACGGGCCCGCGCCGGGCAGCGCGCTGCGGCTCATCACCTGCGGCGGCAGCTTCGACGCGGCGAAACGCTCGTACCGCGACAACATCGTCGTCTACGCCTCGACCCGCTGGGCCTAG
- a CDS encoding ABC transporter substrate-binding protein, with the protein MLWRRGVAAVAAAVVLAGCGSATGTDQAAVPGPVSAADLAKVTLKVGDQKGGVKSLLTAAGLLAGTPYRIEWATFTSGPPLLEAASAGAIDTGRVGNTPPIFAAAAKAKIKVISVSRSNVEREAVLVPPDSPLRGVAELKGKTIGVGKGTSAHGQLLNTLHNNGLSTKDVKLNFLQPAEAYAAFTQHTIDAWAIWDPYTAQAQLEAHARVLADGRGASNGLGFLTAGTVALADPGKNSALRDFAVRVVKAQKWADTHRAEWAAAWAKETGLKLEVAQKAVDAGRDLPIALDDSVIASEQQLADAFTEEKTLPGKVDFAAFADRRFAPDLDQARSNG; encoded by the coding sequence ATGCTGTGGCGTAGGGGAGTGGCCGCGGTCGCGGCCGCGGTCGTGCTGGCCGGGTGCGGCTCGGCGACCGGTACCGACCAGGCGGCCGTGCCGGGCCCGGTGAGCGCGGCGGACCTGGCGAAGGTGACGCTCAAGGTCGGTGACCAGAAGGGCGGCGTCAAGTCGCTGCTCACCGCGGCCGGTCTGCTGGCCGGGACGCCGTACAGGATCGAATGGGCCACCTTCACCTCCGGCCCGCCGCTGCTGGAAGCCGCGTCGGCCGGTGCGATCGACACCGGCCGCGTCGGCAACACGCCGCCGATCTTCGCGGCCGCGGCGAAGGCGAAGATCAAGGTGATCAGCGTTTCGCGCAGCAACGTCGAGCGGGAGGCCGTGCTCGTCCCGCCGGATTCGCCGCTGCGCGGCGTGGCCGAGCTGAAGGGCAAGACGATCGGTGTCGGCAAGGGCACCTCGGCCCACGGCCAGCTGCTGAACACCCTGCACAACAACGGACTGTCCACAAAGGACGTGAAGCTGAACTTCCTGCAGCCGGCGGAGGCCTATGCCGCGTTCACCCAGCACACGATCGACGCCTGGGCGATCTGGGACCCCTACACCGCGCAGGCGCAGCTCGAAGCGCACGCCCGAGTGCTGGCCGACGGTCGCGGTGCCTCCAACGGCCTCGGGTTCCTGACCGCGGGCACCGTCGCGCTGGCCGACCCCGGCAAGAACTCGGCGTTGCGCGACTTCGCCGTCCGCGTGGTCAAAGCGCAGAAGTGGGCCGACACGCACCGGGCGGAATGGGCGGCGGCCTGGGCGAAGGAGACCGGACTGAAGCTCGAAGTGGCGCAGAAGGCGGTCGACGCCGGGCGTGACCTGCCGATCGCGCTGGACGACTCCGTGATCGCGTCCGAGCAGCAGCTCGCGGACGCGTTCACCGAAGAGAAGACTTTGCCGGGCAAGGTGGACTTCGCGGCGTTCGCCGACCGGCGGTTCGCCCCTGACCTGGACCAGGCGAGGAGCAACGGATGA
- a CDS encoding oxygenase MpaB family protein, whose product MDAPEPLGPDSLTWKYFGDWRGLLIALWAGSMQNMHPGLGAGVEQHSRFFEERWQRLFRSLYPIGGVVYDGPRAHATALQVRGYHDRIKGVDAKGRRYHALDPDTYYWAHSTFFVSTILIADHFMGGIGEAEKRRLFDEHVTWWRMYDMTMRPVPESWADFQRYWKHMCAEVLEDNKATRDVLDLRGIAKPPFLPWLPDPLWRPLSALIAKNFVWLTTGLYDPEIRDLLGLRWSERDARRHRRAGKLINAVFKLVPHDRRYHPRARAGWRRGRGEVAPGAPVVETPRRNLPPLSERGKPEHYAPNV is encoded by the coding sequence ATGGACGCCCCCGAACCGCTGGGCCCCGACTCGCTGACGTGGAAGTACTTCGGCGACTGGCGCGGCCTGCTCATCGCGCTGTGGGCCGGGTCGATGCAGAACATGCACCCCGGTCTCGGTGCCGGCGTCGAGCAGCACTCGCGGTTCTTCGAGGAGCGCTGGCAGCGGCTGTTCCGCTCGCTCTACCCGATCGGCGGCGTCGTCTACGACGGCCCGCGCGCCCACGCGACCGCTCTGCAGGTCCGCGGCTACCACGACCGCATCAAGGGTGTCGACGCCAAGGGGCGTCGCTACCACGCCCTCGACCCCGACACCTACTACTGGGCGCACTCGACGTTCTTCGTCAGCACGATCCTCATCGCCGACCACTTCATGGGCGGGATCGGCGAGGCCGAAAAGCGCCGGCTGTTCGACGAGCACGTCACGTGGTGGCGGATGTACGACATGACCATGCGGCCGGTGCCGGAGAGCTGGGCGGACTTCCAGCGCTACTGGAAGCACATGTGCGCCGAGGTCCTCGAGGACAACAAGGCCACCCGCGACGTCCTCGACCTGCGCGGGATCGCGAAACCGCCGTTCCTGCCGTGGCTGCCGGACCCGCTCTGGCGGCCGCTGAGCGCGCTGATCGCGAAGAACTTCGTCTGGCTGACGACCGGGCTCTACGACCCCGAGATCCGCGACCTGCTCGGCCTGCGCTGGTCCGAGCGCGACGCGCGCCGGCACCGGCGGGCCGGGAAGCTGATCAACGCCGTGTTCAAGCTCGTCCCGCACGACCGCCGCTACCACCCGCGGGCCCGCGCCGGCTGGCGCCGCGGGCGCGGCGAGGTGGCTCCCGGCGCGCCGGTGGTCGAGACTCCACGGAGGAACCTGCCCCCGCTGTCCGAGCGGGGCAAGCCCGAGCACTACGCGCCGAACGTCTAG
- a CDS encoding LLM class F420-dependent oxidoreductase gives MKLGFHVGYWGSGPTPGALEAVVKAEELGFDSVWTAEAYGSDAFTPLAWYGASTSRIRLGTNIVQMSARTPTATAMSAMTLDHLSGGRMVLGLGASGPQVVEGWYGQPYPKPLARTREYVDIVRQVIAREAPVTLDGQHFQLPLRGGTGLGKALKPTVHPLRTEIPIHLAAEGPKNVALAAEIGDGWLPLFFSPKSNGFYKAALEEGFAREGARHTLETFEVPCSIPVLVHDDVEEAASWIKPSLALYIGGMGAKSVNFHHDVFARLGYEDVADKVQELYLAGRKEEATAAIPTSLVEDTSLIGPPAKIRDELQAWEETVVTQLLLRGDAATLTKIADALG, from the coding sequence GTGAAGCTGGGATTCCACGTCGGGTACTGGGGCAGCGGCCCGACCCCGGGCGCGCTGGAGGCCGTGGTCAAGGCCGAGGAGCTCGGCTTCGACTCGGTGTGGACGGCGGAGGCGTACGGCTCGGACGCGTTCACGCCGCTGGCCTGGTACGGCGCCTCGACCAGCCGGATCCGCCTCGGCACGAACATCGTGCAGATGTCCGCGCGCACCCCGACGGCCACGGCGATGAGCGCGATGACCCTCGACCACCTCTCCGGCGGCCGGATGGTGCTCGGGCTGGGTGCGTCCGGCCCGCAGGTCGTCGAGGGCTGGTACGGCCAGCCGTACCCGAAGCCCCTCGCCCGGACGCGGGAGTACGTGGACATCGTCCGGCAGGTGATCGCCCGCGAGGCCCCGGTGACGCTCGACGGCCAGCACTTCCAGCTGCCGTTGCGCGGGGGGACGGGGCTGGGCAAGGCGCTGAAGCCGACGGTGCACCCGCTGCGCACGGAGATCCCGATCCACCTCGCCGCGGAGGGCCCGAAGAACGTCGCGCTGGCCGCGGAGATCGGCGACGGCTGGCTCCCGCTGTTCTTCTCGCCCAAGAGCAACGGGTTCTACAAGGCGGCGCTGGAGGAGGGCTTCGCGCGGGAAGGGGCGCGGCACACCCTGGAGACGTTCGAGGTCCCGTGCTCGATCCCGGTGCTCGTGCACGACGACGTCGAGGAGGCGGCGTCGTGGATCAAGCCGTCGCTGGCGCTGTACATCGGCGGGATGGGCGCGAAGAGCGTGAACTTCCACCACGACGTCTTCGCCCGGCTGGGGTACGAGGACGTGGCGGACAAGGTGCAGGAGCTGTACCTGGCCGGGCGCAAGGAGGAGGCGACGGCCGCGATCCCGACGTCGCTGGTCGAGGACACCTCGCTGATCGGGCCGCCGGCGAAGATCCGCGACGAGCTGCAGGCCTGGGAGGAAACGGTGGTGACGCAGCTGCTGCTGCGCGGGGACGCGGCGACGCTGACGAAGATCGCCGACGCGCTGGGCTGA
- a CDS encoding IclR family transcriptional regulator encodes MRTAGRNEGVSGDGLVAARLAALLEAFRPGDETLGVSELARRTGLAKTTVHRLVGHLTGTGLLEREAGAVRLGLRLFEIGQLASPRRGLVEAARPYLADLREATRNTVHLAILEGTEVVYLDVLRGPDAPTLPSRIGGRFPAHATGVGKAILAFSPESVVNQVIDAGLPRMSPKTITAPGLLRRQLTRIREDGIALEREESGVGVVCAASPLLDSRGVAVAAVSISGWANRMRTERVAPAVRTVALALTRTLSGSTRDSRK; translated from the coding sequence ATGCGTACCGCTGGGCGGAACGAGGGCGTGAGCGGCGACGGCCTCGTCGCGGCCCGGCTCGCCGCGCTCCTCGAAGCCTTCCGGCCGGGCGACGAGACCCTGGGCGTCTCCGAACTGGCCCGCCGGACCGGGCTGGCGAAGACGACGGTGCACCGCCTCGTCGGGCACCTCACCGGCACCGGCCTCCTCGAGCGCGAAGCCGGCGCGGTGCGGCTCGGGCTGCGGCTGTTCGAAATCGGCCAACTGGCCTCACCCCGCCGGGGACTGGTCGAGGCGGCCCGGCCCTACCTCGCCGACCTGCGCGAGGCGACGCGCAACACCGTCCACCTCGCCATCCTCGAAGGCACCGAAGTCGTCTACCTCGACGTCTTGCGCGGCCCGGACGCGCCGACGCTGCCCTCGCGCATCGGCGGCCGGTTCCCCGCGCACGCCACCGGGGTCGGCAAGGCGATCCTCGCCTTTTCTCCGGAATCCGTGGTGAACCAGGTGATCGACGCCGGATTGCCCCGGATGAGCCCGAAGACGATCACCGCGCCCGGCCTGCTCCGACGGCAGCTCACGCGGATCCGGGAGGACGGGATCGCCTTGGAGCGCGAGGAATCCGGCGTCGGCGTCGTGTGCGCGGCCAGCCCGCTGCTCGACTCGCGCGGCGTCGCGGTCGCCGCCGTCTCGATTTCCGGGTGGGCCAACCGGATGCGGACCGAACGGGTTGCGCCCGCCGTCCGGACGGTGGCACTCGCGTTGACCCGGACACTCTCCGGCTCCACTCGCGACAGTCGGAAATAA
- a CDS encoding LLM class flavin-dependent oxidoreductase → MSIRLHWFLPTSGDGRTIVERFHANRSQGPSAQRQPDLDYLAQVARAAERQGFEGVLTPTGTWCEDAWLTTAALIRETTRLKFLVAFRPGVISPTLAAQMAGTFQRLSAGRVLLNIVTGGDAVEQRRFGDWHDHDARYARTDEFLTIVRGVWSGQPFTFEGEHLRVEGATTLAAPDPVPPIYFGGSSPAALPVAARHADVYLTWGEPPAQVAEKIGKVRELAGDRPIRFGVRLHTISRDTSADAWAEAQKLLDALSPEQVAKAQAQLAASESVGQQRMVALHGGRTDGGVRGLEIHPNLWAGVGLVRGGAGTALVGSHGEVADLIEEYHSAGVTEFVLSGYPHLEEAYWFGDGVRPELARRGLIKEF, encoded by the coding sequence ATGAGCATCAGGCTGCACTGGTTCCTGCCCACCAGCGGCGACGGCCGCACGATCGTGGAACGCTTCCACGCCAACCGGTCCCAGGGCCCGTCGGCGCAGCGTCAGCCGGATCTCGACTACCTCGCCCAGGTCGCCCGCGCCGCCGAGCGGCAGGGCTTCGAAGGGGTCCTGACCCCGACCGGCACATGGTGCGAGGACGCGTGGCTCACCACGGCCGCGCTGATCCGCGAGACGACCCGGCTGAAGTTCCTGGTCGCGTTCCGGCCCGGCGTCATCTCCCCGACGCTCGCCGCCCAGATGGCGGGGACGTTCCAGCGCCTGTCGGCCGGGCGGGTGCTGCTCAACATCGTCACCGGTGGCGACGCCGTGGAGCAGCGGCGCTTCGGTGACTGGCACGACCACGACGCCCGCTACGCGCGCACCGACGAGTTCCTGACCATCGTGCGCGGGGTCTGGTCCGGGCAGCCGTTCACGTTCGAAGGCGAGCACCTGCGCGTCGAAGGCGCGACGACGCTGGCCGCGCCGGACCCGGTCCCGCCGATCTACTTCGGGGGCTCGTCACCGGCCGCGCTGCCGGTCGCGGCCCGGCACGCCGACGTCTACCTGACCTGGGGCGAGCCGCCCGCGCAGGTCGCGGAGAAGATCGGCAAGGTCCGCGAGCTGGCGGGCGACCGGCCGATCCGGTTCGGCGTGCGGCTGCACACGATCTCCCGCGACACCTCGGCCGATGCCTGGGCGGAGGCGCAGAAGCTCCTGGACGCGTTGAGCCCGGAGCAGGTCGCCAAGGCGCAGGCGCAGCTGGCGGCGAGCGAGTCGGTGGGGCAGCAGCGGATGGTGGCGCTGCACGGCGGCCGGACCGACGGCGGCGTCCGCGGCCTGGAGATCCACCCGAACCTCTGGGCCGGTGTCGGCCTGGTCCGCGGCGGCGCCGGGACCGCGCTGGTCGGCAGCCACGGCGAGGTCGCGGACCTGATCGAGGAGTACCACAGCGCCGGCGTGACCGAGTTCGTGCTGTCGGGCTACCCGCACCTGGAGGAGGCGTACTGGTTCGGCGACGGCGTCCGGCCGGAGCTGGCGCGGCGCGGGCTGATCAAGGAGTTCTAG
- a CDS encoding TetR/AcrR family transcriptional regulator, translating to MPGRTWAGTTLDDRKAQRREQLVAAGLELLGTDGSAGTSVRAVCRHAKLTERYFYESFADREELVAAVYEHVGEQARQALVAAVRDAPSPVLRAENAVRAFVELIVDDPRQGRVLLLAPLTDPALTRRGLHLLPVFAALVGEQLSHGDDTERQMVAVGLVGALSNVFIAYLDGSLKVSRERLVAHCVKLVLGADDH from the coding sequence ATGCCGGGCCGCACGTGGGCGGGCACGACCCTGGACGACCGCAAGGCGCAGCGGCGCGAGCAGCTCGTGGCCGCCGGCCTCGAACTGCTGGGCACCGACGGGTCGGCCGGGACGAGCGTCCGCGCGGTGTGCCGGCACGCGAAGCTGACCGAGCGCTACTTCTACGAGAGCTTCGCCGACCGCGAAGAGCTGGTCGCCGCGGTGTACGAGCACGTCGGCGAGCAGGCGCGGCAGGCGCTCGTGGCCGCGGTGCGGGACGCGCCGAGCCCGGTCCTGCGGGCCGAGAACGCCGTGCGCGCGTTCGTCGAGCTGATCGTCGACGACCCGCGCCAGGGCCGGGTCCTGCTGCTCGCCCCGCTGACCGACCCCGCGCTGACCCGCCGGGGCCTGCACCTGCTGCCGGTCTTCGCCGCGCTCGTCGGGGAGCAGCTGTCCCACGGCGACGACACCGAACGCCAGATGGTCGCTGTCGGGCTGGTCGGCGCGCTGAGCAACGTCTTCATCGCCTACCTCGACGGATCGCTGAAGGTCTCGCGCGAGCGGCTCGTCGCCCACTGCGTGAAACTCGTGCTCGGCGCCGACGATCACTGA
- a CDS encoding DUF4397 domain-containing protein translates to MRTLPSRLLRPGGLTAAALLLVALAPVTAEAATAPGPGVGWIRVGHLSPKVPPVDIYFAPFGQAEKVVIRKAGYGAVTPYSSLDPGKYTLSMRPADASSSTPPALSATIEVAERSAYSLLVFANGPDGTLKGDLVTDDLSAPAAGKGRVRVVEGSAAIAPVTVAGPQGVTLARDAAYGQTSSYVDVAAGRWPLQLSGGAVKSAADVDVKAGSSTTLLVTENSGALKANAIADGASLPEPPKLGVETGGGGTAPSSGTPLWPALAAVGLLAALLGGRRAARAR, encoded by the coding sequence ATGCGCACCCTCCCGTCCAGACTGCTCAGACCCGGCGGGCTGACCGCCGCGGCCCTCCTGCTCGTCGCGCTGGCGCCGGTGACGGCCGAGGCGGCGACCGCCCCCGGCCCGGGCGTCGGCTGGATCCGGGTCGGCCACCTGTCGCCGAAGGTCCCGCCGGTGGACATCTACTTCGCCCCCTTCGGGCAAGCCGAAAAGGTCGTCATCCGCAAGGCCGGCTACGGCGCCGTCACGCCGTACTCCTCGCTCGACCCCGGCAAGTACACGCTGTCGATGCGGCCTGCCGACGCCTCGTCGAGCACGCCGCCCGCGCTGTCGGCCACCATCGAAGTCGCCGAGCGCAGCGCCTACTCGCTGCTGGTGTTCGCGAACGGCCCGGACGGCACGCTCAAGGGCGACCTGGTCACCGACGACCTCAGCGCGCCCGCCGCCGGCAAGGGCCGGGTCCGGGTGGTCGAAGGGTCGGCGGCGATCGCGCCGGTCACCGTGGCCGGACCGCAGGGCGTCACCCTCGCCAGGGACGCGGCCTACGGCCAGACGTCGTCCTATGTGGACGTTGCGGCGGGACGCTGGCCGCTGCAGCTCTCGGGCGGGGCGGTGAAGTCGGCCGCCGACGTCGACGTCAAGGCGGGCTCGTCGACGACGCTGCTGGTCACCGAGAACTCCGGAGCGCTGAAGGCGAACGCCATCGCCGACGGCGCCTCGCTGCCCGAACCGCCGAAACTGGGCGTCGAGACCGGCGGTGGCGGCACCGCGCCGTCGTCCGGTACCCCGCTCTGGCCGGCGCTGGCAGCGGTGGGGTTGCTGGCCGCGCTGCTCGGGGGACGCCGGGCGGCTCGTGCGCGCTGA
- a CDS encoding glycosyl transferase: protein MAQHSAETTGPGRSPATIPGPAVTGSSAAHRLLSLDVVLALLALAGGLRVLYLAAPAPALPAEAANVAHAYALGHLTPFTDAGGAGISRFGWWQLSAYTMVTDAFGRSATALAAVREAVLIAAVLSALLLWFLARRLGLTRWAAAAAVLLLAASPLALGLQRLVVVEHLAVVWALGALVLITKPGARIRHDALAAACLLAAVLTSPLALVFLPAAGWLLVRRAPARAALVAVLLNLGLGIAFGPAAAALRPHLADSGRPSVADWVALDPAWAVLSTVALVAALAVTALRPFAVSGLLLVAALLVPGVPDTAVLALLLPLTPLLLAALVQALSRQPVSAHRWNPGRGPGRALAAVVLLAVVAAGWTYGYPALRPTTDRGGPLTEAQEWLRANASGARVLVDDGAWAELAKAGWPTGLLVPPAACAATCPPVEWAVFADGATDLRGRYPAIGTALAEAGATAVFGTGDRAVTVSRLGLPAADPAAPSEESARTHAGEALAASARITLPPDAAAVLRAGQVDPRLIATIAALAALRPVSVGAFPAVPGEDPAGQPRRQVLLTAGKDAVAAFYTGQRDLFRPTSVTETAAGVLVTYPLFAPPGLLVPFSSP from the coding sequence ATGGCCCAGCACAGCGCGGAAACGACCGGCCCGGGCCGCTCCCCCGCGACGATTCCCGGGCCGGCGGTCACCGGCTCCTCCGCCGCGCACCGGTTGCTGTCGCTCGACGTCGTGCTCGCGCTCCTGGCGCTGGCCGGCGGCCTGCGGGTGCTGTACCTCGCCGCGCCCGCGCCGGCCCTGCCCGCCGAAGCCGCGAACGTCGCCCACGCCTACGCGCTCGGCCACCTCACCCCGTTCACCGACGCCGGCGGCGCCGGGATCAGCCGGTTCGGCTGGTGGCAGCTCTCGGCCTACACGATGGTCACCGACGCGTTCGGGCGGTCGGCGACGGCACTCGCGGCGGTCCGCGAAGCCGTGCTCATCGCCGCGGTGCTCAGCGCCCTGCTGCTCTGGTTCCTGGCGCGCCGGCTCGGGTTGACGCGGTGGGCGGCCGCGGCCGCGGTGCTGCTGCTCGCGGCGTCCCCGCTCGCGCTCGGCCTGCAGCGGCTGGTCGTCGTCGAGCACCTGGCGGTGGTGTGGGCGCTGGGCGCGCTGGTCCTCATCACGAAACCCGGCGCGCGGATCCGCCACGATGCCCTGGCCGCGGCCTGCCTGCTCGCGGCCGTGCTCACTTCGCCGCTGGCGCTGGTCTTCCTGCCCGCGGCGGGCTGGCTGCTGGTGCGGCGCGCGCCGGCCCGCGCGGCCTTGGTGGCGGTGCTGCTCAACCTCGGGCTGGGCATCGCGTTCGGCCCGGCGGCCGCCGCCCTCCGGCCGCACCTCGCCGACAGCGGCCGCCCGTCGGTCGCCGACTGGGTCGCCCTCGACCCGGCGTGGGCGGTGCTCTCGACCGTGGCGCTGGTGGCCGCGCTGGCCGTGACCGCCTTGCGGCCGTTCGCGGTGTCCGGCCTGCTCCTCGTGGCGGCCCTGCTCGTTCCCGGCGTGCCGGACACCGCCGTGCTCGCGCTGCTGCTGCCGCTCACCCCGCTGCTGCTGGCCGCGCTCGTCCAAGCCCTGTCGCGGCAACCCGTCTCGGCGCACCGGTGGAACCCCGGCCGCGGTCCCGGCCGGGCGCTGGCCGCGGTCGTCCTCCTCGCCGTGGTCGCCGCCGGCTGGACCTACGGCTACCCGGCCCTGCGGCCGACGACCGACCGCGGCGGGCCGCTCACCGAAGCGCAGGAGTGGTTGCGGGCCAACGCTTCCGGCGCCCGGGTGCTGGTCGACGACGGCGCCTGGGCCGAGCTCGCCAAGGCCGGCTGGCCGACCGGGTTGCTCGTCCCGCCCGCCGCGTGCGCGGCCACCTGCCCGCCGGTCGAATGGGCGGTCTTCGCGGACGGCGCCACCGACCTCCGTGGCCGCTACCCCGCCATCGGCACCGCCTTGGCGGAGGCCGGCGCGACCGCGGTGTTCGGCACCGGCGACCGCGCGGTCACCGTGTCCCGCCTCGGCCTGCCGGCCGCCGACCCGGCCGCGCCGTCGGAGGAGTCCGCCCGCACCCACGCGGGCGAAGCCCTCGCGGCGTCGGCCCGGATCACCCTGCCCCCGGACGCCGCCGCCGTACTGCGCGCCGGTCAGGTCGACCCGCGGCTGATCGCGACGATCGCCGCGCTCGCGGCGCTCCGCCCGGTCAGCGTCGGGGCGTTCCCCGCCGTCCCCGGCGAAGACCCCGCCGGCCAGCCGCGCCGCCAGGTGCTCCTGACGGCGGGCAAGGACGCCGTGGCCGCGTTCTACACCGGCCAGCGCGACCTGTTCCGCCCGACCTCGGTCACCGAGACCGCGGCCGGCGTGCTCGTCACCTACCCGCTGTTCGCACCCCCGGGACTGCTGGTTCCGTTCTCCTCCCCCTGA